The Terriglobus roseus sequence CGTTGTTCACCAGGATGTCGACCTTGCCGAAGAGCGTCGGCGCTGCGTCTGCAAAGGCGTTGATGCTGGCCTGGTCACGTACATCGAGGGTCAGTGCCTTCGCTTCAATACTCATCGCGGCGAGCTCGGCGATGAAGGCATCGCAATCGCCGGCCTTGCGGCTGGTGACGATCAGCTTCGCACCGGCGCGGCCAAGCGCCTTTGAAAAGTACTGCCCAAGCCCGCGCGATGCGCCGGTAACAATGGCCACCTGGCCCGTCAGGTCGAAGAGATTTTCTGCCATGACACTCCCTGCATTCTTGAACATCCTCTCACTCTGCCGCATGGCGAAGTGGATGGCGTGTGAAACAACTTTCGATCGCTCAACGCTCCGGTGGGGGTAGGTCGAGAATTCGCCAAAACTGAATAAAAAAAGTTGAACTGCGGGCAAAGCCATGCGTATTAGAAGGTGCAGAAGCTCGCACTCAGCTTTGCGCCGGCCGTTCCGGCCTTCGACAGGACAGGAAAAAAATCATCGCGAATCGCGAAAGGGAACCCATGTTTCCAAACCGTTCGTTGCTTCCTTTCTATCGTCACACGGTCACCGCTCAGTGTCTGCTGACCGTCGCCTTTCTTCTTCTTACCCGATCGACATCCGCGCAAGTGACGCCGAACTACGGCGGCAACGCTCACCAGCCCTACCTGGATCTGCTCCACAGGACACAAACGGAAAATGCTGCGCCGGCCAGGCTTGGCTATGCCTGGGCCTTACTCGCCTCTTCGTACCAACGCAGCGGCGAAATCGAAGCCGCTCTGCGTGCTTACGGACAGGCGCTGCCGCTGCTCGCGAAGAGTGTCGACTCCCGGGTCAACTATGCAACGGCGCTCGACAACCTTGGTGAGGTCTATATCGAAACCGGGGACTTGAAAGATGCGGAGCGTGTGCGCCAGAAAGCATTCGCGATTCGATCCGAGATCGGAAACCCGGTCGACCTGGCTCGCAGTCACGAGCACCTCGCAGAGATCCTGCTTGCGGAGCATCGCTACAAAGCGGCCCAGGAAGATGCGGAAGCTGCCAAGGTGATCCTGACCAGCTCAAGGGAGCCTGCGTACAGCGGGGAACTTCAGGTGTCCCAGAAACCCGGCAACACACTTGTAGCCGCTTACATCACCCTGACATTCGCTCAGTGCAAGCAGTCCGCATTTGCCGCATGCATGCGTTCGGCCGAGATGGCGGACCAGCTCGTGACTCGCGACTTCGCGCCGGAGTCACTGGAGCGAGCGCACGCGGATGTTGCGCTTGGATTTGCAACGTGGAAGAACGGCGATACCGAAGCAGCAGACCGGAAGTTCCAGACCGGCCTGGACAGGATGAAAACTGCGCTGGGGGAAACGCATCCCGTCGTCATCACGTCCATGACCCTGTATCGCGATTTCTTGAAAGAAACCCACCAAGGTGCGCGCGCAGATCTGATGAGCCGCTCGATTGAAAGCGCGCGCGCATTCCGCATGAAAGAGAATTGCGCGAGGTGCATCCTCACCATAGCCGCGCTGCCTTAACGCCAGCCCGATGTAAGTGGCAGAGCTCCAAGACGACGCGTCTGCCACTGACTCACGTGCGTCGCGCTCAGGCGCCCGGTGTAACGACCACCTTCAGCAGTCCATCTTCACGGCCATGCAACCGGCTGAAATATCCAGCAGCCTCGTCCAGTGTCGACACGGCCGAGATCAGCGGCTTCACCGTGATGGCGCCACTCGCCATCAGCCGAATTGCTTCGGGATACTCGCCTGCTGAACCACACGAACCCTGCAGTCGGATTTCGCGTGTGACCACGCGTTGCAGAGGCAGCGGGACCTCTGGCTGAATGTTCCCAATCAGCGTCACGGTACCGCCGCGCTTCACACACTCGATGGACGCAACAACAGTCTCCGCGCGACCGACCGCTTCCAGGACCACATCCACTCCGCGCCCATTCGTACGCTTCAGGATCTCTGCAACCAGTTCACTGCCACTGAGGTGCAGCGTGTCAGGGATGCCAACATCCTTCGCCATCTCCAGGCGTGCTGCATCGACGTCCGCAATCATCACGGAGCTGCATCCTGCCGCACGCGCGGCCTGCGCGGTCAGCAGACCGATCATGCCCGCACCGATCACCAGCGCGGATTCGCCGCCCTTCATCTGCGTGACATTCACACCATGCAGAGCGATGGAAACCGCCTCAAGCATCGCGGCTTCGGTGAAATTGAAGTCATCCGGAAGACGGTAGAGGATGCGAGCCGGCACACTGACCAGCTCCGCAAAGGCGCCGTGACGGCGATAGTCACCCGGCGAAACGCCCACAACCTGCCGCGAGTCGCACAGGTTCACCAGTCCCTCGGCACAGAAGGCGCACGCACCACAGTAGACCGTCGAATCGAACGTGACGCGATCGCCAGGCTTCCAGTCCTTCACCTCAGCGCCAACCTTCGCGATCGTACCCGCAGCCTCATGACCCATGATGATCGGCGGAATGCGACGGCCACTGCTGCCGTCATAACCGTGCACATCACTGCCACAGATGCCACACGCGGCCACGCGAATCAACACCTCGTCCGGCCCGCATGCAGGCTCCGGAACATCTACGACTTCCAGGTGCGAATACTCTTCGAGCATCAACGCTTTCATCCGTCATTT is a genomic window containing:
- a CDS encoding galactitol-1-phosphate 5-dehydrogenase produces the protein MKALMLEEYSHLEVVDVPEPACGPDEVLIRVAACGICGSDVHGYDGSSGRRIPPIIMGHEAAGTIAKVGAEVKDWKPGDRVTFDSTVYCGACAFCAEGLVNLCDSRQVVGVSPGDYRRHGAFAELVSVPARILYRLPDDFNFTEAAMLEAVSIALHGVNVTQMKGGESALVIGAGMIGLLTAQAARAAGCSSVMIADVDAARLEMAKDVGIPDTLHLSGSELVAEILKRTNGRGVDVVLEAVGRAETVVASIECVKRGGTVTLIGNIQPEVPLPLQRVVTREIRLQGSCGSAGEYPEAIRLMASGAITVKPLISAVSTLDEAAGYFSRLHGREDGLLKVVVTPGA
- a CDS encoding tetratricopeptide repeat protein, with the protein product MFPNRSLLPFYRHTVTAQCLLTVAFLLLTRSTSAQVTPNYGGNAHQPYLDLLHRTQTENAAPARLGYAWALLASSYQRSGEIEAALRAYGQALPLLAKSVDSRVNYATALDNLGEVYIETGDLKDAERVRQKAFAIRSEIGNPVDLARSHEHLAEILLAEHRYKAAQEDAEAAKVILTSSREPAYSGELQVSQKPGNTLVAAYITLTFAQCKQSAFAACMRSAEMADQLVTRDFAPESLERAHADVALGFATWKNGDTEAADRKFQTGLDRMKTALGETHPVVITSMTLYRDFLKETHQGARADLMSRSIESARAFRMKENCARCILTIAALP